The Megalops cyprinoides isolate fMegCyp1 chromosome 12, fMegCyp1.pri, whole genome shotgun sequence genome contains a region encoding:
- the runx2a gene encoding RUNX family transcription factor 2a — MASNSLFSSVTPCQQSFFWDPSTSRRFSPPSSSLQPVPGKMSDVNTTTGQQDTTPAVPRLRAHDNRTMVEIIADHPAELVRTDSPNFLCSILPSHWRCNKTLPVAFKVVALGEVPDGTVVTVMAGNDENYSAELRNASAVMKNQVARFNDLRFVGRSGRGKSFTLTITVFSNPPQVATYHRAIKVTVDGPREPRRHRQKLEDVPKSGLFSERLSELERLRQTTMRVTVPTQSPRSSLGTGATSFTSQGQTQISDPRQSQSPPPWSYEQPYTPYLSQVTPPAIHSTTPLSSTRATGLPTISDMPRRLTGTSDLSPFSDPRQFERQFPSLSSLTESRFSNPRMHYPGTFTYTPTPVTSGMSLGVSSPSHYHTYLPPPYPGSTQNQSGPFQTSSTPYLYYGASSGSYQFSMVPGGDRSPSRMLPPCTSVSTGSSIINPTLPSQAEVTETDGSHSSSPTVLNSSGRMDESVWRPY, encoded by the exons ATCCCAGCACGAGCCGCAGGTTCAGTCCCCCATCCAGCAGTCTTCAGCCGGTCCCGGGGAAAATGAGTGATGTGAATACAACTACAGGGCAGCAAGACACGACCCCGGCTGTGCCGAGACTTCGGGCGCACGATAACCGCACCATGGTGGAAATCATCGCTGATCACCCGGCCGAACTCGTCCGAACTGACAGCCCGAATTTCCTTTGCTCAATCCTTCCGTCTCATTGGAGGTGTAATAAAACTCTACCCGTCGCTTTCAAG GTAGTGGCACTCGGAGAGGTGCCTGATGGGACAGTCGTCACAGTGATGGCGGGAAATGACGAGAACTATTCGGCGGAGCTTCGGAATGCCTCTGCTGTGATGAAGAATCAGGTGGCCCGCTTCAACGACCTGAGGTTCGTGGGAAGAAGCGGAAGAG GTAAGAGCTTCACTTTGACCATCACTGTGTTCTCCAACCCGCCCCAGGTGGCCACGTACCACCGTGCCATAAAGGTGACCGTGGATGGACCGCGTGAACCGCGAC GACACAGGCAGAAGCTGGAGGATGTGCCGAAGTCCGGCCTGTTCTCAGAACGCCTGAGCGAGCTGGAGCGCCTCCGTCAGACCACCATGAGGGTCACCGTGCCAACGCAGAGCCCCCGCTCCTCACTCGGCACAGGGGCCACCTCCTTCACCTCGCAGGGGCAGACGCAGATATcgg acCCCCGGCAGTCCCAGTCCCCTCCCCCCTGGTCCTACGAGCAGCCCTACACTCCCTACCTGAGCCAGGTGACACCCCCTGCCATACACTCCACCACGCCCCTCTCCTCTACCCGAGCAACTGGGCTGCCCACCATCAGCGACATGCCACGGAGGCTCACAG GTACCTCTGACCTGAGCCCATTCTCAGACCCGCGGCAATTTGAGCGCCAGTTCCCCAGCCTGTCCTCACTCACTGAGAGTCGCTTCtccaatcccagaatgcactacCCCGGAACCTTCACCTACACACCCACTCCCGTCACCTCAGGCATGTCCCTGGGCGTGTCCTCTCCCAGCCATTACCATACCTACCTGCCTCCGCCCTACCCTGGCTCCACCCAAAACCAGAGTGGTCCCTTCCAGACCAGCAGCACACCCTATCTTTACTACGGTGCCTCCTCTGGGTCGTACCAGTTCTCCATGGTGCCAGGGGGAGATCGTTCGCCCTCCCGGATGCTCCCTCCTTGCACTAGTGTCTCCACAGGTAGCTCCATCATCAATCCCACCCTTCCCAGCCAGGCTGAGGTGACAGAGACGGACGGCAGTCACAGCAGCTCACCGACAGTGCTCAACTCCAGTGGGCGAATGGATGAATCTGTATGGCGACCATATTGA